A window from Festucalex cinctus isolate MCC-2025b chromosome 4, RoL_Fcin_1.0, whole genome shotgun sequence encodes these proteins:
- the LOC144017778 gene encoding arylamine N-acetyltransferase, pineal gland isozyme NAT-10-like isoform X1 codes for MTMNLEEYFQRIGFEGPRDKADLATLKLIHTRHILSIPFENLDMHCGGKIVMNLEVIFDKIVRQGRGGWCMENNFLLSWVLREMGYNMTVLAARVFNRASGDFSPIEGHLINKVVIDGKSYIEDASFGVSAQLWEPLELISGKEQVQAPGKYRLLDKGDFWILEKTDRKPEILNPEFAKSNLVNRQLIRNLYCFTMTPRDAGDFIDVTHSLQTDPASLFVNKSICSLQTPTGFRALIGWTYSEVTFQVDRGVDAYDMRDVPGEEIESLLIDKFNIRLPNKLQPVNNPHNYTL; via the exons AT gacaATGAACCTTGAAGAGTACTTCCAAAGAATCGGGTTCGAAGGTCCGCGTGACAAAGCGGACCTTGCCACACTGAAACTGATCCACACGCGGCACATCTTGTCCATCCCCTTCGAAAACCTCGACATGCACTGCGGTGGGAAGATTGTAATGAACCTGGAAGTCATCTTCGACAAGATAGTTCGTCAGGGCCGTGGCGGCTGGTGCATGGAGAACAACTTCCTGCTGTCCTGGGTGCTGAGAGAAATGGGCTACAACATGACCGTGCTGGCTGCGAGGGTGTTCAACCGCGCCAGCGGTGACTTTTCCCCCATTGAAGGTCACCTCATTAACAAGGTGGTGATTGAcgggaaatcctacatagaaGACGCCAGCTTCGGGGTGTCGGCACAACTGTGGGAGCCTCTGGAGCTCATCTCTGGGAAGGAGCAAGTCCAGGCACCCGGCAAGTACCGTTTACTGGATAAAGGAGATTTCTGGATTCTGGAGAAAACGGACAGGAAGCCGGAGATTCTCAATCCGGAGTTTGCCAAGTCCAATCTGGTGAACAGGCAGCTGATCAGGAACTTGTACTGCTTCACCATGACGCCCCGCGACGCCGGAGATTTCATAGATGTTACCCACAGTCTCCAGACGGATCCGGCCTCGCTGTTCGTCAACAAGTCCATCTGCTCCCTGCAAACACCCACAGGCTTCAGGGCCCTGATTGGCTGGACCTACAGTGAGGTCACCTTCCAGGTCGACCGGGGCGTGGATGCCTACGATATGAGGGATGTGCCCGGTGAGGAGATAGAGAGCCTTCTGATAGACAAGTTCAACATACGTTTGCCTAACAAACTACAGCCTGTGAACAACCCACATAACTACACACTCTAA
- the LOC144017778 gene encoding arylamine N-acetyltransferase, pineal gland isozyme NAT-10-like isoform X2: protein MNLEEYFQRIGFEGPRDKADLATLKLIHTRHILSIPFENLDMHCGGKIVMNLEVIFDKIVRQGRGGWCMENNFLLSWVLREMGYNMTVLAARVFNRASGDFSPIEGHLINKVVIDGKSYIEDASFGVSAQLWEPLELISGKEQVQAPGKYRLLDKGDFWILEKTDRKPEILNPEFAKSNLVNRQLIRNLYCFTMTPRDAGDFIDVTHSLQTDPASLFVNKSICSLQTPTGFRALIGWTYSEVTFQVDRGVDAYDMRDVPGEEIESLLIDKFNIRLPNKLQPVNNPHNYTL, encoded by the coding sequence ATGAACCTTGAAGAGTACTTCCAAAGAATCGGGTTCGAAGGTCCGCGTGACAAAGCGGACCTTGCCACACTGAAACTGATCCACACGCGGCACATCTTGTCCATCCCCTTCGAAAACCTCGACATGCACTGCGGTGGGAAGATTGTAATGAACCTGGAAGTCATCTTCGACAAGATAGTTCGTCAGGGCCGTGGCGGCTGGTGCATGGAGAACAACTTCCTGCTGTCCTGGGTGCTGAGAGAAATGGGCTACAACATGACCGTGCTGGCTGCGAGGGTGTTCAACCGCGCCAGCGGTGACTTTTCCCCCATTGAAGGTCACCTCATTAACAAGGTGGTGATTGAcgggaaatcctacatagaaGACGCCAGCTTCGGGGTGTCGGCACAACTGTGGGAGCCTCTGGAGCTCATCTCTGGGAAGGAGCAAGTCCAGGCACCCGGCAAGTACCGTTTACTGGATAAAGGAGATTTCTGGATTCTGGAGAAAACGGACAGGAAGCCGGAGATTCTCAATCCGGAGTTTGCCAAGTCCAATCTGGTGAACAGGCAGCTGATCAGGAACTTGTACTGCTTCACCATGACGCCCCGCGACGCCGGAGATTTCATAGATGTTACCCACAGTCTCCAGACGGATCCGGCCTCGCTGTTCGTCAACAAGTCCATCTGCTCCCTGCAAACACCCACAGGCTTCAGGGCCCTGATTGGCTGGACCTACAGTGAGGTCACCTTCCAGGTCGACCGGGGCGTGGATGCCTACGATATGAGGGATGTGCCCGGTGAGGAGATAGAGAGCCTTCTGATAGACAAGTTCAACATACGTTTGCCTAACAAACTACAGCCTGTGAACAACCCACATAACTACACACTCTAA
- the cnep1r1 gene encoding nuclear envelope phosphatase-regulatory subunit 1, translated as MQRAANGTAHNRLLRKGNHHVTTTDRLDMNSLEQAEDLKAFERRLTEYVSCLQPATGRWRMILIVVSVCTATGAWNWLIDPDTQKVSFFSSLWNHPFFTISCITLIALFFAGIHKRVVAPSIIAARCRTVLAEYNMSCDDTGKLILKPRPNIQ; from the exons ATGCAAAGAGCAGCGAACGGCACAGCCCACAACCGGCTGCTGAGGAAAGGAAACCACCACGTGACCACGACTGATAGATTAGACATGAATTCACTTGAGCAGGCCGAAG ACCTAAAAGCCTTTGAGAGAAGACTGACAGAATATGTCTCTTGTTTACAACCTGCAACTGGCAGGTGGAGAA TGATTTTAATTGTGGTGTCAGTCTGCACAGCCACCGGGGCTTGGAACTGGTTGATAGACCCAGATACACAGAAG GTGTCTTTCTTTTCATCACTGTGGAATCATCCCTTTTTCACCATCAGCTGCATCACGCTCATCGCACTCTTCTTCGCCGGGATACACAAACGAGTAGTGGCACCGTCGAT TATAGCTGCCAGGTGTCGGACAGTTTTAGCGGAATACAACATGTCCTGTGATGAT ACGGGAAAGCTTATACTCAAACCGCGGCCGAACATCCAGTAA
- the heatr3 gene encoding HEAT repeat-containing protein 3 isoform X2, whose amino-acid sequence MGKSKTTKFKRPQFNAVGLPVNAVKEAAAEEELGDDDDDDCPAAELLEKLQSPSADVRECACAGISRVVQQSQSIPGFLQRDAVRRLGPLLLDGSLAVRETAAGALRNLSACGGQEVCEDMVKRDVMTPLTALLRECCVGFDGATVPTKDPKNHAENIANEAVNLLWNLCESSNQALSLFNKSGLLDVVVQCLERHPHNVELATSAAHCLHTVSEDNPELLCSINGDVHGALEGLLLSNEPGMAHILLRTLAAGTLWNMKGSLPAARQAQTLTAVLATLSQGLDLDAGEIIPQLHRAEAARFKDAPAESGMEAHSTGEPAIEEMKEEGAAQHVKNGDSGDDFSDLLPREMEELREAAALLTAQQTSLEILVNMCCSDDPSDDEWEESSSSDESEAAADGLSSLMSPLCLSAEVHGALINHNIPEKVLKKTQFPKQEAMDVCHQTPYWRTLVKKMQRVQSRALTCLHSILSAMDSESLGGAEALQQAAQHLSSLVFGPPEIPKDEEFLEAVTSAMRSLLQMTSSKNIPLSISLQQLMSLSEAAARCDVISVRVNAVAILGITGSTLAKEKDSAQTLQMIGSGLLQVATNDADLVVNGEALDALFDVFADGKEAEAAARSIQLLPVLKTLQPVFKAKIRKAGRDKYSPQQLCVLDNVRVNLRRFIGYLETLAKK is encoded by the exons ATGGGCAAAAGTAAGACGACAAAGTTTAAACGTCCCCAGTTCAATGCTGTCGGACTACCTGTGAACGCCGTGAAGGAAGCGGCCGCCGAGGAGGAACTCGgggacgacgatgacgacgactgCCCAGCGGCGGAACTGCTAGAGAAA TTGCAGAGTCCCAGCGCGGATGTAAGAGAGTGTGCATGTGCCGGCATCTCTCGGGTAGTCCAGCAGAGTCAGAGCATCCCGGGCTTTTTGCAGAGGGATGCAGTGAGGCGGCTGGGTCCATTGTTGCTGGACGGCAGCCTGGCCGTCAGGGAGACCGCTGCCGGAGCCCTCAG GAATCTGAGTGCGTGCGGCGGCCAGGAGGTGTGCGAGGACATGGTGAAGCGCGACGTCATGACTCCTCTGACAGCACTGCTCAGAGAG TGCTGTGTGGGTTTCGACGGTGCCACCGTGCCAACCAAAGACCCAAAGAACCACGCTGAAAACATCGCCAACGAGGCCGTGAACCTACTGTGGAATCTTTG CGAGAGCAGCAACCAGGCGTTGTCTCTGTTCAACAAATCAGGTCTTCTGGATGTGGTGGTCCAATGTCTGGAGAGACACCCCCACAACGTGGAGCTGGCCACTTCTGCTG CGCACTGTTTGCACACCGTGTCAGAGGACAACCCCGAGCTGCTGTGTAGCATCAATGGCGACGTGCATGGTGCCTTAGAGGGGCTACTGCTGTCAAACGAACCTGGCATGGCGCACATTCTCCTCAGGACATTGGCTGCAG GAACTCTGTGGAACATGAAAGGAAGCCTTCCTGCTGCCCGCCAGGCTCAGACCCTCACAGCTGTGCTGGCCACCTTGTCCCAGGGTTTGGATTTGGATGCGGGGGAGATCATCCCTCAGCTTCACAGAGCGGAGGCGGCGCGCTTCAAGGATGCTCCTGCGGAGTCGGGTATGGAAGCCCACTCTACTGGGGAACCAGCAATTGAGGAGATGAAAGAGGAAGGAGCAGCACAGCATGTGAAAAATGGAGATTCCGGAGACGACTTTTCTGATCTCTTGCCT AGGGAGATGGAGGAGCTGAGGGAGGCGGCGGCCTTGCTGACGGCCCAGCAGACGTCCCTGGAGATCCTCGTCAACATGTGCTGCTCCGACG ATCCCTCCGACGACGAGTGGGAGGAGTCGTCGAGCAGCGACGAAAGTGAAGCGGCGGCTGACGGATTGTCTAGCCTCATGTCGCCTCTGTGTTTGTCGGCGGAGGTGCATGGCGCCCTCATCAACCACAACATCCCAGAAAAG GTGCTCAAAAAGACACAGTTTCCCAAGCAGGAAGCCATGGACGTGTGCCACCAGACTCCCTACTGGAGAACCCTCGTAAAGAA AATGCAGCGCGTCCAGTCTCGCGCCCTGACGTGCCTCCACAGCATCCTGTCCGCCATGGACTCcgagtctctgggtggggcagAGGCCCTGCAGCAGGCGGCGCAGCACTTGTCTTCACTGGTTTTTGGACCGCCAG AGATACCCAAAGATGAGGAGTTCCTGGAGGCAGTCACCAGTGCGATGCGTTCTCTTTTGCAGATGACCTCCTCAAAAAACATCCctctg TCCATAAGTCTGCAGCAGCTAATGAGCCTCAGTGAAGCCGCTGcccgctgtgatgtcatcagcgtGAGGGTCAACGCTGTCGCCATCCTGGGCATCACCGGCAGCACCCTCGCCAAAGAGAAGGACTCAGCTCAAACCCTTCAG ATGATTGGGAGCGGCTTGCTACAAGTAGCAACCAATGATGCTGACCTGGTGGTCAATGGCGAGGCCCTGGACGCCCTTTTCGACGTGTTTGCGGATGGCAAGGAGGCGGAGGCAGCAGCCAGGAGCATCCAGTTACTTCCCGTTTTAAAGACGCTTCAGCCTGTCTTTAAGGCCAAG ATCCGTAAGGCAGGGAGAGACAAGTACAGCCCGCAGCAACTCTGCGTGCTTGACAACGTCAGAGTCAACCTCAGAAGATTCATCGGCTACCTTGAGACTCTAGCCAAAAAGTGA
- the heatr3 gene encoding HEAT repeat-containing protein 3 isoform X1, protein MLFWINGQHSKLIFICNDLASRLRLSSWTKSNVGDFCFCSPGKFNIFAVTVNFPAGVIQLWTVLIGQSPDRLQSPSADVRECACAGISRVVQQSQSIPGFLQRDAVRRLGPLLLDGSLAVRETAAGALRNLSACGGQEVCEDMVKRDVMTPLTALLRECCVGFDGATVPTKDPKNHAENIANEAVNLLWNLCESSNQALSLFNKSGLLDVVVQCLERHPHNVELATSAAHCLHTVSEDNPELLCSINGDVHGALEGLLLSNEPGMAHILLRTLAAGTLWNMKGSLPAARQAQTLTAVLATLSQGLDLDAGEIIPQLHRAEAARFKDAPAESGMEAHSTGEPAIEEMKEEGAAQHVKNGDSGDDFSDLLPREMEELREAAALLTAQQTSLEILVNMCCSDDPSDDEWEESSSSDESEAAADGLSSLMSPLCLSAEVHGALINHNIPEKVLKKTQFPKQEAMDVCHQTPYWRTLVKKMQRVQSRALTCLHSILSAMDSESLGGAEALQQAAQHLSSLVFGPPEIPKDEEFLEAVTSAMRSLLQMTSSKNIPLSISLQQLMSLSEAAARCDVISVRVNAVAILGITGSTLAKEKDSAQTLQMIGSGLLQVATNDADLVVNGEALDALFDVFADGKEAEAAARSIQLLPVLKTLQPVFKAKIRKAGRDKYSPQQLCVLDNVRVNLRRFIGYLETLAKK, encoded by the exons ATGTTGTTCTGGATAAATGGACAACACAGCAAGCTCATTTTCATCTGTAATGACCTGGCGTCCCGTTTACGTTTGTCCAGTTGGACAAAATCCAATGTtggagatttttgtttttgttcccctGGGAAGTTCAATATTTTTGCCGTGACGGTCAACTTTCCTGCTGGCGTTATTCAGCTGTGGACGgttctgattggtcaatcgccGGACAGA TTGCAGAGTCCCAGCGCGGATGTAAGAGAGTGTGCATGTGCCGGCATCTCTCGGGTAGTCCAGCAGAGTCAGAGCATCCCGGGCTTTTTGCAGAGGGATGCAGTGAGGCGGCTGGGTCCATTGTTGCTGGACGGCAGCCTGGCCGTCAGGGAGACCGCTGCCGGAGCCCTCAG GAATCTGAGTGCGTGCGGCGGCCAGGAGGTGTGCGAGGACATGGTGAAGCGCGACGTCATGACTCCTCTGACAGCACTGCTCAGAGAG TGCTGTGTGGGTTTCGACGGTGCCACCGTGCCAACCAAAGACCCAAAGAACCACGCTGAAAACATCGCCAACGAGGCCGTGAACCTACTGTGGAATCTTTG CGAGAGCAGCAACCAGGCGTTGTCTCTGTTCAACAAATCAGGTCTTCTGGATGTGGTGGTCCAATGTCTGGAGAGACACCCCCACAACGTGGAGCTGGCCACTTCTGCTG CGCACTGTTTGCACACCGTGTCAGAGGACAACCCCGAGCTGCTGTGTAGCATCAATGGCGACGTGCATGGTGCCTTAGAGGGGCTACTGCTGTCAAACGAACCTGGCATGGCGCACATTCTCCTCAGGACATTGGCTGCAG GAACTCTGTGGAACATGAAAGGAAGCCTTCCTGCTGCCCGCCAGGCTCAGACCCTCACAGCTGTGCTGGCCACCTTGTCCCAGGGTTTGGATTTGGATGCGGGGGAGATCATCCCTCAGCTTCACAGAGCGGAGGCGGCGCGCTTCAAGGATGCTCCTGCGGAGTCGGGTATGGAAGCCCACTCTACTGGGGAACCAGCAATTGAGGAGATGAAAGAGGAAGGAGCAGCACAGCATGTGAAAAATGGAGATTCCGGAGACGACTTTTCTGATCTCTTGCCT AGGGAGATGGAGGAGCTGAGGGAGGCGGCGGCCTTGCTGACGGCCCAGCAGACGTCCCTGGAGATCCTCGTCAACATGTGCTGCTCCGACG ATCCCTCCGACGACGAGTGGGAGGAGTCGTCGAGCAGCGACGAAAGTGAAGCGGCGGCTGACGGATTGTCTAGCCTCATGTCGCCTCTGTGTTTGTCGGCGGAGGTGCATGGCGCCCTCATCAACCACAACATCCCAGAAAAG GTGCTCAAAAAGACACAGTTTCCCAAGCAGGAAGCCATGGACGTGTGCCACCAGACTCCCTACTGGAGAACCCTCGTAAAGAA AATGCAGCGCGTCCAGTCTCGCGCCCTGACGTGCCTCCACAGCATCCTGTCCGCCATGGACTCcgagtctctgggtggggcagAGGCCCTGCAGCAGGCGGCGCAGCACTTGTCTTCACTGGTTTTTGGACCGCCAG AGATACCCAAAGATGAGGAGTTCCTGGAGGCAGTCACCAGTGCGATGCGTTCTCTTTTGCAGATGACCTCCTCAAAAAACATCCctctg TCCATAAGTCTGCAGCAGCTAATGAGCCTCAGTGAAGCCGCTGcccgctgtgatgtcatcagcgtGAGGGTCAACGCTGTCGCCATCCTGGGCATCACCGGCAGCACCCTCGCCAAAGAGAAGGACTCAGCTCAAACCCTTCAG ATGATTGGGAGCGGCTTGCTACAAGTAGCAACCAATGATGCTGACCTGGTGGTCAATGGCGAGGCCCTGGACGCCCTTTTCGACGTGTTTGCGGATGGCAAGGAGGCGGAGGCAGCAGCCAGGAGCATCCAGTTACTTCCCGTTTTAAAGACGCTTCAGCCTGTCTTTAAGGCCAAG ATCCGTAAGGCAGGGAGAGACAAGTACAGCCCGCAGCAACTCTGCGTGCTTGACAACGTCAGAGTCAACCTCAGAAGATTCATCGGCTACCTTGAGACTCTAGCCAAAAAGTGA
- the heatr3 gene encoding HEAT repeat-containing protein 3 isoform X3 yields the protein MVKRDVMTPLTALLRECCVGFDGATVPTKDPKNHAENIANEAVNLLWNLCESSNQALSLFNKSGLLDVVVQCLERHPHNVELATSAAHCLHTVSEDNPELLCSINGDVHGALEGLLLSNEPGMAHILLRTLAAGTLWNMKGSLPAARQAQTLTAVLATLSQGLDLDAGEIIPQLHRAEAARFKDAPAESGMEAHSTGEPAIEEMKEEGAAQHVKNGDSGDDFSDLLPREMEELREAAALLTAQQTSLEILVNMCCSDDPSDDEWEESSSSDESEAAADGLSSLMSPLCLSAEVHGALINHNIPEKVLKKTQFPKQEAMDVCHQTPYWRTLVKKMQRVQSRALTCLHSILSAMDSESLGGAEALQQAAQHLSSLVFGPPEIPKDEEFLEAVTSAMRSLLQMTSSKNIPLSISLQQLMSLSEAAARCDVISVRVNAVAILGITGSTLAKEKDSAQTLQMIGSGLLQVATNDADLVVNGEALDALFDVFADGKEAEAAARSIQLLPVLKTLQPVFKAKIRKAGRDKYSPQQLCVLDNVRVNLRRFIGYLETLAKK from the exons ATGGTGAAGCGCGACGTCATGACTCCTCTGACAGCACTGCTCAGAGAG TGCTGTGTGGGTTTCGACGGTGCCACCGTGCCAACCAAAGACCCAAAGAACCACGCTGAAAACATCGCCAACGAGGCCGTGAACCTACTGTGGAATCTTTG CGAGAGCAGCAACCAGGCGTTGTCTCTGTTCAACAAATCAGGTCTTCTGGATGTGGTGGTCCAATGTCTGGAGAGACACCCCCACAACGTGGAGCTGGCCACTTCTGCTG CGCACTGTTTGCACACCGTGTCAGAGGACAACCCCGAGCTGCTGTGTAGCATCAATGGCGACGTGCATGGTGCCTTAGAGGGGCTACTGCTGTCAAACGAACCTGGCATGGCGCACATTCTCCTCAGGACATTGGCTGCAG GAACTCTGTGGAACATGAAAGGAAGCCTTCCTGCTGCCCGCCAGGCTCAGACCCTCACAGCTGTGCTGGCCACCTTGTCCCAGGGTTTGGATTTGGATGCGGGGGAGATCATCCCTCAGCTTCACAGAGCGGAGGCGGCGCGCTTCAAGGATGCTCCTGCGGAGTCGGGTATGGAAGCCCACTCTACTGGGGAACCAGCAATTGAGGAGATGAAAGAGGAAGGAGCAGCACAGCATGTGAAAAATGGAGATTCCGGAGACGACTTTTCTGATCTCTTGCCT AGGGAGATGGAGGAGCTGAGGGAGGCGGCGGCCTTGCTGACGGCCCAGCAGACGTCCCTGGAGATCCTCGTCAACATGTGCTGCTCCGACG ATCCCTCCGACGACGAGTGGGAGGAGTCGTCGAGCAGCGACGAAAGTGAAGCGGCGGCTGACGGATTGTCTAGCCTCATGTCGCCTCTGTGTTTGTCGGCGGAGGTGCATGGCGCCCTCATCAACCACAACATCCCAGAAAAG GTGCTCAAAAAGACACAGTTTCCCAAGCAGGAAGCCATGGACGTGTGCCACCAGACTCCCTACTGGAGAACCCTCGTAAAGAA AATGCAGCGCGTCCAGTCTCGCGCCCTGACGTGCCTCCACAGCATCCTGTCCGCCATGGACTCcgagtctctgggtggggcagAGGCCCTGCAGCAGGCGGCGCAGCACTTGTCTTCACTGGTTTTTGGACCGCCAG AGATACCCAAAGATGAGGAGTTCCTGGAGGCAGTCACCAGTGCGATGCGTTCTCTTTTGCAGATGACCTCCTCAAAAAACATCCctctg TCCATAAGTCTGCAGCAGCTAATGAGCCTCAGTGAAGCCGCTGcccgctgtgatgtcatcagcgtGAGGGTCAACGCTGTCGCCATCCTGGGCATCACCGGCAGCACCCTCGCCAAAGAGAAGGACTCAGCTCAAACCCTTCAG ATGATTGGGAGCGGCTTGCTACAAGTAGCAACCAATGATGCTGACCTGGTGGTCAATGGCGAGGCCCTGGACGCCCTTTTCGACGTGTTTGCGGATGGCAAGGAGGCGGAGGCAGCAGCCAGGAGCATCCAGTTACTTCCCGTTTTAAAGACGCTTCAGCCTGTCTTTAAGGCCAAG ATCCGTAAGGCAGGGAGAGACAAGTACAGCCCGCAGCAACTCTGCGTGCTTGACAACGTCAGAGTCAACCTCAGAAGATTCATCGGCTACCTTGAGACTCTAGCCAAAAAGTGA